A region from the Acidobacteriota bacterium genome encodes:
- a CDS encoding HD domain-containing protein, with translation MAVEKEKLSRLLPTFEALADLGNEMTAERDFSARAETMLARTMQALDAREGALFIHSERPAMLTSVAAFGFALFPQTAVIPLLPRTARALNRQQPVLLRGTHERYFSANGNVPPEVFQVLAPLRVNAKLVGAITLGRRNASGDDSPSVYSEDDLAALGILAQPVAMAVQNHVLAHSLQHRIAENLRLLAGLHSMYDRTLEAFATAIDVKDPHTRGHSLRVGRYAAGLGEAMGLDPAQVAGLRAAGYLHDVGKVNVDKYIFNKPGALDRHEFEEMAGHTLVGHKIVAGVEFPWPQIPEVVRSHHERADGSGYPDHLRGEEIPLLVRVIALADSFDAMTSQRPYRQPLSLGETLTHIVRSTPDKFEAEAVQALLVQLRRDATRTDSALPFLEASVPLTVAPHDLDVLAADLNYRVNHARTWSA, from the coding sequence ATGGCAGTGGAGAAAGAAAAACTCTCGCGCCTCCTTCCCACCTTCGAGGCGCTCGCCGATCTCGGCAACGAGATGACGGCGGAACGCGACTTCAGCGCGCGCGCGGAGACCATGCTCGCGCGCACCATGCAGGCGCTGGACGCGCGCGAGGGCGCGCTCTTCATCCACAGCGAGCGGCCGGCGATGCTGACCTCGGTCGCCGCCTTTGGCTTTGCCCTCTTCCCCCAGACGGCGGTCATCCCGCTGCTGCCCCGGACCGCCCGGGCGCTGAATCGCCAGCAGCCGGTGTTGCTGCGTGGGACGCACGAGCGCTATTTCAGCGCGAACGGCAACGTGCCGCCAGAAGTTTTCCAAGTCCTCGCGCCGCTGCGAGTCAACGCGAAGCTGGTGGGCGCGATCACGCTGGGGCGAAGAAATGCGTCCGGTGATGATTCCCCCAGTGTTTATTCAGAAGACGACCTGGCCGCACTCGGCATTTTGGCGCAGCCCGTGGCCATGGCGGTGCAGAACCACGTGCTCGCGCATTCCTTGCAGCACCGCATCGCGGAGAACCTGCGGCTGCTGGCTGGGCTGCACTCGATGTACGACCGCACCCTCGAAGCCTTCGCCACCGCCATTGACGTGAAAGACCCGCACACGCGCGGCCATTCACTGCGCGTGGGCCGTTACGCCGCCGGGCTGGGCGAGGCGATGGGGCTCGACCCGGCGCAGGTCGCCGGCCTGCGCGCCGCCGGATATCTCCACGACGTGGGCAAGGTCAACGTGGACAAGTACATCTTCAACAAGCCGGGCGCGCTCGACCGGCACGAGTTCGAGGAGATGGCCGGACACACCTTGGTGGGGCACAAGATCGTCGCCGGCGTGGAGTTTCCGTGGCCGCAGATCCCGGAGGTCGTCCGCTCCCATCACGAGCGCGCCGATGGCTCGGGATATCCCGACCACCTGCGCGGGGAGGAGATCCCGCTGCTCGTCCGCGTGATCGCGCTGGCCGATAGCTTTGACGCCATGACCAGCCAGCGGCCCTACCGGCAGCCGCTGTCGCTCGGCGAGACGCTCACGCACATCGTCCGCTCCACGCCCGACAAGTTCGAAGCCGAGGCGGTGCAGGCGTTGCTGGTGCAACTGCGCCGCGATGCCACGCGCACCGATTCGGCGCTGCCCTTCCTCGAAGCCAGCGTGCCGTTGACGGTCGCTCCTCATGACCTTGATGTGCTGGCCGCCGACCTGAATTATCGCGTCAATCACGCGCGGACGTGGTCGGCGTAG
- a CDS encoding DUF1800 domain-containing protein — protein MIFILAVSAGLLLAADKKDDRNGDKQNDKRQGTGAMDSSKRAQHALNRLTFGARPGDAERVQAMGVDRWIELQLHPEKIDDGALQARLQGYRTLTMDTRELLQNFPPPFVLKAVEAGRFPMPSDPNQRAVYESQLAAYRARQQNKAAKGNDAGNNNDGNANPDKTNDGAMADADRAERREARMGAEMKAEEILALPPEQRSAAIMKLSPEQRALIARTMIARTMTARTPATDGRQRMLEGMSPEQRETLLAMANPRIVVAGELQSAKILRAAYSERQLDEVMTDFWFNHFNIYDKKGPDAYMIGEYERDVIRPRALGKFQDLLLATAKSPAMLFYLDNWQSVGPGSDFAKNGGGGRQQGFGQPGVGQQGMGQQNRRFRRRGGIFGGGGNEQQPRMQRNDPNQQSVQQTRQRRSGLNENYARELMELHTLGVDGGYTQQDVTELAKVLTGWTMRQPRLGGDYEFNGRMHEPGTKTVLGRQFSGGGEGEGEAALKMLAHQPATAKFISRKLAQRFVADDPSPALVDRMAQTFLKTDGDIREVLRTMFRAPEFWSREAYRAKVKTPFEFVVSSLRATGAEIQNPFVIAQALNKMGMPLYGMQPPTGYSMKADAWVNSAALLNRMNFALGLGTGRLPGVTLGAALDVTPNSAQMLGSGAPRDTQQTLATLEQKLLAGDVSLQTHQTLAKQLADPQVAGVKMDEMGVGAGPNVAPSVAPNVANVVASPGVIAGLILGSPEFQRR, from the coding sequence TTGATCTTCATTCTGGCCGTCTCGGCCGGATTACTGCTCGCCGCTGACAAGAAAGACGACAGGAACGGCGACAAGCAGAACGACAAGCGGCAAGGAACCGGCGCGATGGATTCCTCCAAGCGCGCGCAGCATGCGCTCAACCGGCTGACCTTCGGGGCGCGTCCCGGTGACGCAGAGCGCGTGCAGGCGATGGGGGTGGACCGCTGGATCGAGCTGCAACTCCACCCCGAAAAGATCGACGACGGCGCATTGCAAGCGCGCTTGCAGGGGTATCGCACGCTAACCATGGATACGCGCGAGCTGTTGCAGAACTTTCCGCCGCCGTTCGTGCTCAAGGCGGTCGAGGCTGGGCGCTTCCCGATGCCCTCTGACCCGAACCAGCGCGCGGTCTACGAATCGCAGCTGGCGGCCTACCGCGCACGCCAGCAGAACAAGGCCGCCAAGGGAAACGACGCCGGCAACAACAACGACGGCAACGCGAACCCGGACAAAACTAATGACGGCGCGATGGCCGACGCGGACCGGGCCGAGCGTCGCGAGGCGCGGATGGGTGCCGAGATGAAGGCAGAGGAGATCCTGGCCCTGCCGCCGGAGCAGCGCAGCGCGGCGATCATGAAGCTGTCACCGGAGCAGCGCGCTTTGATCGCACGCACCATGATCGCTCGGACCATGACGGCGCGCACGCCCGCGACGGACGGACGCCAACGCATGCTCGAAGGCATGTCGCCGGAACAGCGCGAGACGCTGCTGGCGATGGCCAATCCGCGCATCGTGGTGGCAGGCGAGCTGCAGTCGGCGAAGATCCTGCGCGCCGCTTACAGCGAGCGCCAGCTCGACGAGGTGATGACCGATTTCTGGTTCAACCACTTCAACATCTACGACAAGAAGGGTCCGGACGCGTACATGATCGGCGAGTATGAGCGCGACGTGATCCGTCCGCGGGCGCTGGGCAAGTTTCAGGACCTGCTGCTCGCCACGGCGAAGAGTCCGGCGATGCTCTTCTACCTCGACAATTGGCAGAGCGTTGGGCCGGGCTCGGATTTCGCGAAGAACGGCGGCGGCGGCCGGCAGCAAGGCTTTGGTCAGCCGGGCGTGGGTCAGCAGGGCATGGGCCAGCAGAATCGGCGCTTTCGCCGGCGCGGCGGCATTTTTGGTGGCGGCGGGAACGAACAGCAGCCGCGGATGCAGCGCAACGATCCCAACCAGCAGTCGGTGCAGCAGACCAGGCAGCGCCGCAGCGGGCTGAATGAGAACTACGCGCGCGAGCTGATGGAGCTGCACACGCTCGGGGTGGACGGCGGGTACACCCAGCAGGACGTCACCGAGCTGGCAAAGGTCCTGACCGGCTGGACGATGCGGCAGCCGCGCCTGGGCGGCGACTACGAGTTCAACGGCCGCATGCACGAACCGGGAACGAAGACGGTACTCGGCCGGCAGTTCTCCGGCGGCGGCGAAGGCGAGGGCGAAGCCGCGCTGAAGATGCTGGCGCACCAGCCGGCGACCGCAAAGTTCATCTCGCGGAAGCTGGCACAGCGTTTTGTGGCGGACGATCCGTCACCCGCACTGGTCGACCGCATGGCGCAGACGTTCCTCAAGACCGACGGCGACATTCGCGAAGTCCTTCGCACCATGTTCCGCGCGCCCGAGTTCTGGTCGCGCGAGGCGTACCGCGCGAAGGTAAAGACGCCGTTCGAGTTCGTGGTGTCTTCCCTGCGCGCGACCGGAGCGGAGATACAGAATCCATTCGTGATCGCGCAGGCGCTCAACAAGATGGGCATGCCGCTGTACGGCATGCAGCCGCCGACGGGATACTCGATGAAGGCGGACGCGTGGGTGAACTCGGCGGCGCTGCTGAACCGCATGAACTTCGCGCTTGGCCTCGGTACGGGACGCCTGCCGGGCGTCACGCTAGGCGCCGCGCTGGACGTCACGCCGAACTCTGCGCAGATGCTGGGTTCGGGCGCGCCGCGCGATACGCAGCAGACATTAGCCACGCTGGAGCAGAAGCTGCTGGCCGGCGACGTCTCGCTGCAGACCCATCAGACGCTGGCCAAGCAGCTCGCCGATCCCCAGGTGGCCGGCGTGAAGATGGACGAGATGGGAGTAGGAGCGGGTCCGAACGTTGCACCAAGCGTTGCTCCAAACGTTGCAAACGTTGTTGCAAGCCCGGGCGTGATCGCCGGATTGATCCTTGGGTCGCCGGAATTCCAGCGCCGGTGA